The proteins below are encoded in one region of Oncorhynchus nerka isolate Pitt River linkage group LG15, Oner_Uvic_2.0, whole genome shotgun sequence:
- the sxph gene encoding saxiphilin-like: protein MRAMHAILIIFICLHYSWGKKIRWCTVSEQEQKKCAELAKALVAVLPPAAVAAFARLSCVLAFSTTDCINKIRANRADIVTLDAGEVYTAVKQFGLTAIAKEIYSDGGCILSVAVVRNRTLDVRSLQGQRSCHTGARWTAGWSLPLGFLLSRNYLTWAEEQPLSQAVSAFFNASCVPGAAAIAPVLCTLCQGQKSYIAQRNFHCETAHGEPFYNSQGALRCLKTGAGDVAFVDHTALEGIEESEREDYQLLCTDGTRAPLSHYGSCNLGRGPGQGMVTRLSVRKIARKFLAAAQMAFGRRGRERQRFQLFNSAPFGAADLLFKDVTEKLSILEDNKDISQVLGLDYVALLKGLGHEGSSLEDSVVRWCCISHAEQKKCEQWALSIKSDPLVCVRAISMSDCVEKIKRDEVDAVSLDATHAFIAGKCGLVPVVTEYYGKTCVPAEGGAEKAGHLETDVLPSVVGVAVVKRSTRGVFFGNFGGRRSCHGHMYSPAGWLLPFRHTLSLEHNNTSPCEPNQVYNEVFWKGCLPGSQGNLCKVCMGGTGEAATKRCADNHNERYYGNMGALRCLVGDASGKSYGDVAFVEQHNLESNILSLSPSGWADGWLSWDFELLCGDGRREPLSEWENCNLGAIPPNIIMTRPVLTSRVYDFLMKSQETLASNPDTEFRLFQSQQYGESDLLFKDATQCLIHTSHLDYRTILGDEFYRLAETVFNCTHSDILEFCNQDVCSIF from the exons ATGAGGGCAATGCATGCCATTCTAATAATTTTCATCTGCCTTCACTATAGTTGGG GTAAGAAGATACGCTGGTGCACGGTGTCTGAGCAGGAGCAGAAGAAGTGTGCTGAGCTGGCCAAGGCCCTGGTGGCAGTGTTGCCTCCTGCTGCTGTGGCAGCATTCGCAAGGCTCTCCTGTGTCCTTGCCTTCAGCACCACCGACTGCATCAACAAGATCAGG GCTAACCGTGCTGACATAGTAACATTGGATGCAGGGGAAGTCTACACTGCAGTGAAGCAGTTTGGCCTCACTGCCATTGCCAAGGAGATCTACAGTGACG GAGGCTGTATTCTGTCGGTGGCGGTGGTGAGGAACCGCACCCTGGATGTGCGCTCCCTGCAGGGCCAGAGAAGCTGTCATACTGGGGCCCGCTGGACGGCAGGCTGGAGTCTACCCTTGGGCTTCCTGCTGTCCCGCAACTACCTGACCTGGGCAGAGGAGCAGCCACTCAGTCAGG CGGTCAGTGCCTTCTTCAATGCCAGTTGTGTTCCTGGGGCGGCTGCCATAGCACCCGTCCTGTGTACCCTGTGTCAGGGTCAGAAGTCCTACATCGCCCAGCGCAACTTCCACTGTGAGACGGCACATGGCGAACCTTTCTACAACAGCCAGGGGGCGCTCAG GTGTCTCAAGACTGGGGCAGGGGATGTTGCTTTTGTGGACCATACAGCCCTGGAGGGTATTGAAG agagtgagagggaggattACCAACTGCTGTGTACTGATGGTACCCGTGCGCCACTAAGCCACTATGGGAGCTGCAACCTGGGAAGGGGACCAGGACAGGGAATGGTCACTCGACTCAGTGTTCGTAAGATCGCACGCAAGTTCCTGGCGGCAGCACAG ATGGCGTTTGGCCGGCGGGGTCGAGAGAGGCAACGTTTCCAGCTCTTTAACTCTGCTCCGTTCGGCGCCGCTGATCTGCTCTTCAAGGATGTCACAGAGAAGCTGTCCATTCTAGAGGATAACAAGGACATCAGTCAGGTGCTGGGGCTGGACTATGTGGCTCTCCTCAAAGGCCTTGGACACGAAG GAAGCTCATTGGAGGACAGTGTTGTGCGTTGGTGCTGCATTAGCCATGCAGAACAGAAGAAATGTGAGCAGTGGGCTCTCAGCATTAAGTCAGACCCATTGGTGTGTGTTAGAGCCATCTCCATGAGCGACTGTGTCGAGAAGATTAAG agagatgaggtggatgCGGTCTCGCTGGACGCCACACACGCATTCATCGCTGGGAAATGTGGCCTTGTCCCCGTGGTAACAGAGTATTATG GGAAGACGTGCGTACCGGCTGAGGGAGGAGCTGAAAAAGCAGGCCATTTAGAGACTGATG TGTTGCCGTCCGTCGTTGGTGTGGCGGTCGTGAAGCGCTCCACCAGGGGTGTGTTCTTTGGGAACTTTGGGGGCAGGCGCTCCTGCCACGGCCACATGTACAGCCCTGCAGGCTGGCTTCTGCCCTTTAGACACACCCTCAGCCTGGAACACAACAACACCTCTCCCTGCGAACCAAACCAAG TGTACAACGAGGTGTTCTGGAAGGGCTGTCTCCCTGGTTCTCAGGGAAACCTCTGTAAAGTGTGTATGGGGGGCACTGGGGAGGCTGCCACCAAACGCTGTGCAGACAACCACAACGAGCGTTACTACGGCAACATGGGGGCTTTGAG GTGCCTGGTAGGAGATGCCAGTGGGAAGAGCTATGGAGATGTGGCCTTTGTTGAGCAGCACAATCTAGAGAGCAACATCCTCA GTCTGAGCCCCAGTGGGTGGGCGGATGGGTGGCTGTCCTGGGACTTTGAGCTTTTGTGTGGGGATGGCCGGCGGGAACCTTTATCTGAATGGGAGAACTGTAACCTAGGAGCCATCCCACCCAACATCATCATGACAAGACCTGTGCTCACTTCTCGCGTCTACGACTTCCTCATGAAGTCACAG GAGACTCTGGCATCCAACCCAGACACAGAATTCCGTCTGTTTCAGTCCCAGCAGTATGGAGAGAGTGATCTGCTGTTTAAAGACGCCACTCAGTGCCTCATCCACACCAGTCACCTGGACTACCGCACCATACTTGGAGATGAGTTCTACAGACTAGCAGAGACTGTCTTCAACTGCACACACTCAG ACATCTTGGAATTTTGCAATCAGGACGTGTGCAGCATATTTTGa
- the sirt4 gene encoding NAD-dependent protein lipoamidase sirtuin-4, mitochondrial has translation MRFPWRPLALCCAAPGRRASSSVPEGIQSFVPASSTIDAHTLEQLQAFLSRATRLFVITGAGLSTESGIPDYRSEGVGLYARTDRRPMQYAEYIRSAKSRQRYWARNYMGWPQFSSHQPNSAHLALQQWEEQGKVHWLVTQNVDALHSKAGHQGLTELHGCAHRVLCLGCGAVSPREDLQKRFKALNPSWGAQAGGVAPDGDVFIEDEQVLHFRVPSCKDCGGILKPEVTFFGDTVNRRTVQFVHERLAESDAVLVAGSSLQVYSGYRFLLAAADQKIPVAILNIGSTRADHLAEFRVSARCGEVLSVIQPH, from the exons ATGCGGTTCCCATGGAGACCCTTGGCACTGTGTTGCGCAGCCCCTGGGAGACGGGCATCATCATCAGTTCCCGAGGGCATCCAGAGCTTTGTGCCCGCCAGCAGCACCATCGATGCCCACACCCTGGAGCAGCTACAGGCCTTCTTGTCCCGTGCCACGCGCCTCTTCGTCATCACTGGGGCGGGTCTCTCCACAGAGTCTGGCATTCCAGACTACCGCTCAGAGGGGGTGGGTCTCTATGCCCGCACAGACAGGCGACCTATGCAGTATGCAGAGTATATACGCAGCGCCAAGTCTCGTCAGCGCTATTGGGCTAGGAACTATATGGGCTGGCCACAGTTCTCCTCTCATCAGCCGAACTCTGCCCACCTGGCTCTGCAGCAGTGGGAGGAGCAGGGAAAGGTACACTGGCTGGTAACTCAGAATGTGGACGCGCTTCATTCCAAGGCAGGCCATCAAGGACTGACTGAACTGCACGGCTGCGCACACAG gGTGTTGTGTCTGGGCTGTGGTGCCGTGTCTCCAAGGGAGGACCTCCAGAAGCGGTTCAAAGCACTGAACCCTAGCTGGGGTGCACAGGCAGGAGGTGTGGCTCCCGATGGTGATGTCTTCATTGAGGACGAGCAGGTCCTCCACTTCAGAGTGCCTTCATGTAAGGATTGTGGGGGCATATTGAAGCCAGAGGTGACATTCTTTGGGGACACAGTGAACCGAAGGACAGTGCAGTTTGTACATGAGAGACTAGCTGAGTCCGATGCGGTTCTTGTCGCTGGATCTTCTTTGCAG GTGTATTCTGGATACAGATTCCTACTGGCAGCAGCTGACCAGAAGATCCCAGTAGCCATCTTGAACATTGGGTCTACCAGGGCCGACCACCTGGCAGAGTTCAGAGTCAGTGCTCGTTGTGGGGAGGTATTGTCTGTCATTCAGCCTCACTGA
- the tomm6 gene encoding mitochondrial import receptor subunit TOM6 homolog, whose protein sequence is MSGAAKKAVGAPSGGVGEWISTACRFATDRNDFRRNLLVNLGLFAAGVWVARNLSDFDLMSPQPIT, encoded by the exons ATGAGTGGAGCTGCAAAAAAGGCTGTCGGGGCACCGTCTGGTGGTGTCGGGGAATGGATCAGTACCGCATGTCGGTTCGCTACAGATAGGAATGATTTTCGAAG GAACCTACTGGTCAACCTGGGCCTTTTTGCAGCTGGAGTTTGGGTTGCCAGGAATCTCTCAGATTTTGACCTGATGTCTCCTCAACCAATCACGTAG
- the LOC115142983 gene encoding ubiquinol-cytochrome-c reductase complex assembly factor 2, which yields MSATRYRRFLKLCEEWPRDESKKGRDLGTFLRQRVALAFREGENTQLSDPEKCDQMYESLARINTNIYRERFPRTRDTSFTGVTVEECRMLLATGSMQQMDEEKKGLWKTLTERFSTKPEDVTPEKVPENK from the exons ATGTCTGCAACACGGTACCGTCGGTTTTTGAAACTCTGCGAAGAATGGCCACGGGACGAATCAAAGAAAGGCCGTGATTTAGGAACGTTTCTAAGACAGAGAGTAGCCCTTGCCTTTCGTGAAGGTGAAAACACACAG CTCTCGGATCCAGAGAAGTGTGATCAAATGTATGAAAGCTTGGCCCGGATTAACACTAACATATACAGAGAACGA TTCCCCCGCACAAGAGACACCAGTTTTACAGGTGTCACAGTGGAAGAATGTAGAATGCTATTAGCAACAG GTAGCATGCAGCAGATGGATGAAGAGAAGAAGGGCTTGTGGAAAACTCTCACAGAGCGTTTCTCCACCAAACCAGAAGATGTCACCCCTGAGAAGGTTCCTGAAAACAAGTAG
- the tspo gene encoding translocator protein → MSWLPMLGLTALPHLGGLYGGYVTRKQVKTWYTTLNKPSWRPTNAVFPIVWTTLYTGMGYGSYLVWKECGGFTEDAVVPLGFYALQLALNWAWTPIFFGAHKLKMALIEIVMLTGAVGATMVSWYPVNRTASLLLTPYLAWLCLATSLNYCIWRDNPDEDEKEE, encoded by the exons atGTCGTGGCTGCCTATGCTTGGTTTGACTGCCCTGCCTCATCTAGGGGGGCTCTATGGAGGCTACGTGACACGCAAGCAGGTGAAAACCTGGTACACCACTCTCAACAAGCCGTCATGGCGTCCAACTAATGCTGTGTTCCCAATAGTGTGGACCACCCTCTACACAGGCATGGG GTATGGCTCCTACCTGGTGTGGAAGGAGTGTGGGGGTTTCACTGAGGATGCTGTGGTACCTTTGGGATTCTATGCGTTGCAGCTGGCTCTCAACTGGGCCTGGACTCCGATCTTCTTTGGAGCACACAAATTGAAAATG gcACTCATAGAGATAGTGATGTTGACTGGTGCTGTTGGAGCCACCATGGTATCCTGGTATCCCGTCAATCGCACGGCCAGCCTGCTCCTGACACCCTACCTTGCATGGCTTTGCCTGGCCACCTCCCTTAACTACTGCATATGGAGAGATAACCCGGATGAGGATGAAAAGGAGGAGTAG